In Pangasianodon hypophthalmus isolate fPanHyp1 chromosome 5, fPanHyp1.pri, whole genome shotgun sequence, the DNA window GATTCGCACCACAGGCTTCATGAAGGGCCTTTACGGAGAAGCAGAGATGAAGTCGGACAATGTCAAGGTGAGTTTCTAAAGTCAGACCTGCCAACTTGTACATAATTTGCATAcgagctctgcattttaacatcggagtacgctatgagttatcactcacaAATACGCCAAAACagcagtctttttctcccccTTAATAAAAACGACAGAtcgacatatgaatctggaatgattgacagttgctcTCAGGTGTGTCGAACTCTAATAACTGACACCCTGGAAGCCCCACCCCCTCACCCCAACTCACATTAACAGTGTTTTGGCTGATTCTCTCGTGCTTGACTTGCTTAAATGATGAGCAATATTAGACAATATGATGCAGCAATATTAGACAAAATATTTGATAAATGATATTGAAGATATAACATCCAGTGCCTTACAGTTTAGAATATAATTTCACATTATTGTGTCCTGCTGAAGGAACTATATAGCACTTTCCTGAGTTtctttgtattatatttatatttattgctttGAGTTTCTTTATGCTTCTTATTTCATAACTTtatcttctttcttttactttcttatcTTACCTTACAGTGTTTCCCTTATTAATATTTCTTGTATTTCACTGTTATTACtaagcaccagtacaccaagacaGATTCgttgtacatgtaaacccacGGTACTTGGCAGTaaaagtgattctgattcagtgaatcagacAGGGGGTGTGAAAATCCAGGCAAAGAGCTGAATGCCACTAGAAACCGACTCCTAGCTCTCTGTTGCTCTCggaaggaaactggaaaaaCCTGGAGAGctaaagagagataaagaagtGGCAATGTGGGATAAACTCGTTCACACCTGATCTCTTTTGAAAATGCTGTGACATGTGAAAGGAACCAAATCCTTTGATGCTCCAGCATGCATAATGGATGCTCTCTCTCCCCAGCACACGCGCATGACTGAAGGGCTTCAGCCTGAGAGAGCAGAGCGGGGGCTTTGGTGATGCTCGGCAGATTTTATTTGACGACTTCTCTTTAGATACTCTTTTATGATTAAATATCCAATCAAATATTATCGAACTATGAACTCTATGCCCTGTAATAGGTAATAATGGCTCATGATTAATAGTGTCTGCTGTCTGTGATGCGTGTCTAAGCTCATTACGAGCTGGCTGAATTATAATCCACACCTAATGGGAACAGGGATAATTGCACTGTATCATAATATACGGCCCATTTACAGTACCCTCCAGAGAACCGAGTTCAGACCATACATAATTATATGTATTAATGTGGATAGACAACTGCAAGATTGATACATACATTACAAatctattcattttaataatataaatatgtcaTTGTAAGAAAGAGATAGATTATCTCAGTAAAGtgtgttctgttttctttttgccaTGTAGGATAAAGACTCAAAGATAGCATTCCTCCAGAAGGCCATAGACGTTGTGATGCTGGTGAGCGGGGAACCCGTGGCTGCTAAGCCTGCACGGATAGTGGCCGGCCACGAACCCGAGAAAACCAACGAGCTGCTCCAGACCATCGCCAAGTGCTGCCTCAACAAGGTCAGGATGAAATGGCATCTGATTGCAAGGACCACTCAGTTGCAATAAAACCCATTTCAGCATCTCTACAGGCTTTTAGTAATCAGTTGAAAGGAATGACGCATATATCTAAGACCTGTTTACATTTCTGTGAACTGTATCTGGTGACCTTAGATTTTATGAAGGCAGTGAAAGCTGGATCAAGACCAAATCTCTCATCAAGAGAGTGTAATGATGCCTGCTTTAGTATTTTGAAAGGGTTGAATGGTAGTGTATGCTATCTggtcaaatgtttgtggacatctgaacatcacacccatatgtgggccttcttTAAACTGTCGCCACAAAGTTTGAGGCAcgcagttgtatagaatgtctttgtatgctgtagctttaagatttcccttcactgaaactaaagggcccaaacctgttccagcatgacaatgctcctgtgcacaaagcgagctccatgaagacatggtttgccaaggttcaAGTGCAAGAACTgtgcagagccctgacctcaaccccactgaacacctttatgAATTGTAGGGTGACCGCACCCCGGGCGTCCTCGTTCAACACCAGTGCCCgacctcgctaatgctcttgtggctgaatgagcgcAAATCCCCATAGTCAcactccagaatctagtggaaagccttcccagaagagtggaggttattataacagcacaagggggactaaatctggaatgggatgttcagcggGCACATCTGgctgtgattgtcaggtgttcTCAAACATctgtttggccatatagtctatgcctcagaggtgccaatatttacagCTTATCTGTAGCATTTATGCTTTCATTGtccacttttctgctttttaagCTAAAACAGCAGCCATATTATTAACTATATTAAGAAGCCTCCATCTTGTGAgccaacagaaaacacacaggaGGGACTGTGGGCTCTCTGATggaaaaaatggaggagctgcttaGTGTTCAGTAGCTAATTATTAACTTACACCAGACATTTGCCTTGCTgctttcttactgttgcttggtgTACATCTGATCAATTAAACAATTTCCCTCAGGGATCAATAaagctatctgtctgtctatctatctatctatctatctatctatctatctatctatctatctatctatctgtctattgaTATATCAGTATGTCTGTCTATTTATCAGTCTGCCCTTCTTTTGATTTCTCTATCTACCTACCTACATACCTACCTACCTATtgatttatctgtctgtctatctatcaatttgtctatctatatctatcaatctgtatatctatctatctgtatgtctgtctggaAAAAAAGCCATCCCATCCACTGATATACACTATGGTGTTTATGGTAACATTCtgatttttctctctgcctgccagGATTATCTTGTTAGCAATATTAGCACCTCTGATGTCACATTGTGAGATGCAAGCAATAGACATATGGATATATGCTTTGACCACAAAtatgaattacattttttttcttttttaatttataataacttATTTCAGATTCTACATTCTAATTACTACAAATCATTATCTTTGCTGTTACATTGTCTGTGATGCAGCTGTCCAGTGATGAGGCTGTAAGGCATGTCCTGGCTGGAGACAAAGTGGACCTAAAGGGGAAAGCCAGCACCTCCAGGTCCCAGGGCAAGGAGAACAGAGAAGTAAGCCACTGATGTTTGCAGACATGGAAGCACAGAGATCACTAATATCTTCAGGCTTGTGTAACCTCTAAGATATAAGATAATGAGACATTTGCTTGTCTTATGTAACTGGCATAATGAAGCTACTGCTGTGCTcgtggtgccttgtaagtggcAATTTGCTAGTTGTAATAACATCATTTCCCACCTCAGCGCTTTCGATGTGTGAAGTGAGTAAAAAAAACGTGGAGCTATCATGAacgtcttttgtttgctctgtcaaaGTGCATAAAGCTTATCAAAACTACTTTAACTGGTCTGCTGTTGTGAACTTCAAATGTTCATAACTCtaatgattaccttctcaaaacagtgattagtatggtcagtgttatagatttaaccaattactgtgtctgtatataaaCTGATCTGAAGCCAATACtgttataaactaatttaaaagtagagaaggggcaGTTTACACCGTTTACAGTGCACACAGTcgtgttgatttgatgtcattCTGTAAACAGGGAAGAGATTGGTAGTTGAGAAAATTACCCCAAATTGACAAGTTGAAATTTCAGGTTGAGAGGGTGTTTTTGGTGGCTTTTACTGGTTGTAGGTGGGAAGTTTTACTTCACCTTGATTACTGTTCCTCTATATGATACTTACTGTTTATAACATCTTCCTCTTTAGTATTTAGTCAACACACACCTATATCTACGGTAGCAACATATGTTATATATGAACATATTTCATCTATACACTGATGTAGAGTGAGGTTTGCTGATGGCTTTGGTTTTGGTGTTGTGCAGGAGAAGATTAAAGAGAGCAGTGTGAACACTGAGCAGAAAGACCCAGACCAGCCCAAGGACCaggagagcaggaggaggagcgaGAAGGAGCGACACAGAGATGGCGAGAGGACTGAGAAAGCCcgggagagagacaggacaaAGGACAGAGATCGGGATAAAGACAAAAGTCGTGATAGGGATAAAGAAAAAGTCAGAGATCgggacagagataaagagaaagaccAAGATAGAGACAACGAGAAGGACCGAGATAGAGAAAGGgaccaagagaaagagaagccCCGGGACAGAGACAGGGATAGGACCAAGGACAGAGAACGAGAGAAGAACAGGGAGCGAGATtcacacaaagacagagaaCGAGTGCGGGACAAAGACAGAGATCATGAGCGGGACAAGAGAAGAGACCGAGACAAAGAGCGGGAacgagagagagcgcgagagctTCAGAAGGAgactgaagaaaagaaaaaggacaaaGCAGAGAAAAAGGTCAGTCTTTGTACCTCTTTATGCACAACATTTATGTTGCCAGTCTGCCAGTCCAAAGCTTTTCAACACCCAGCATTAACATTTTGGTTAAACTGCAAGACATGGGGTTAAGTTAAATACTATAGAATTAGAAAATCTACATAAGAAATTGATATAAGTGAAGTGAGAAATGGAGAACcgcagaaaaaaatgtatttgatcaGATAAACTgtaacagaggatctgctacagaagccaagCTGGTTCAAGAGTCACTGAACTATGGCCAGTTATTCATTCGTATATCGGCTCTGCTGCGCTATTTTTCTGCTACAGATTtcgatgcagcagtgctttagtccattagtctgtccagctctctcacttcctcatctgtacactctgctcaaacagatcagcttccaaaacttcaactttcatgctaatactgccgCCAACACCATTGTGCTCGTCATCttgtagatcactaactagctgagccgaaTCTCTTCCAAGCTGAGTAACTCGGTGCATCTGCATggtatagctgcactgcattctgggactttgagtgcAGTGTTTGCTGTCGCCACTACGTCTGttagatttctcattaatgtgaaattatctcattaatgtgtgtgtgctgttatcccttatgtttttttcttctattaaacAGCTTTGTAACTACGCTAGCAACGTtcccctgtgacatcagtgaGGCAGAGAACTGCTAACTTTTCagaggaataataaaaatacaaccaACACCAACCAActaattagcaccagaatcactaaacacatcaccaAGGTTTCAGTACAGACATACTGaatgtatttcttttaaaaagcactcatttagagtctTATTAGCATCTGAGAGTAGGACAGTGAGTAAGTGCTTAAATACAGAGATTTAGCTATATGGTGGATATCTTAAGTGCCAGTAGTGACTAAACTgcagtttataaataaaaaaataaaaataaaaaataaaaaaatataaaaaaaaatccgtgTGTTCAAAAACGTAATATATAGACGAGTTTGTTAGGCAAGGCCATTGATATTAATCATACGGATATGTCTAAGAGGTTAGGATTAGACATTTCTGAATTCCATCATGCTGTGTTTTCACAGACCCGAGCTGCAGAGGAAGTGAACAAGCAAAAACCTCACCCGGAGGAGCTGAACAGGAATCACAAAGCTGAGTCAGGGGAGGTGAatcttttccctctttctttttatttgcgCTCCAGAGTGTACTGATACACCAGTGTTGCCATACAGAGTTCCTCTGTGGAGGACAATGTGTTCTTCTTTTGCATGTTGTTGGACGTAGGGGtggatatgacaaaaatattatatcacaaAACATTTCTATGATAAATGATATACGTACATCATGATCTATAGGTgagctaacaaactgccagacTACAAAATGGTAGTGTTGCGTTATTTGCATTGTATATGCTTTAATGCATATACAATTTaattaaacctgaaaaaggagggaatttttttttttttaaaaaaacgttAAAAGACTTAAaagtttgtaattaaaaaaatatatataaaaatatatcacgaTACTtagaatatctcagaaaagtataTTGTGACATTATTTTTTCATGGTATCagtattatattgtcatattgcctAGTCCTACTTTAAAAGTCAGCTTTATATTTCTAGatacagtttaaaataaaagggTGTTTTATATAGaattttatagaaatattattaatatttgtttattaaccattgtgcatttttgtcCAATTGTTAAACTATTGAGCCGCTGTTCTACAACATGTTTTATTAGTTCTCTTCTTTAAGAAGAATATATCAGTAGTTATAGCTGGAGCACGTCATAGAGAAGTTCTTTCAGGGTCAGTGTTTCATGTCATGGAGCTGCAGTGACTCACTGTAATGTCTGACATTTCTATAATCtcatttttgtctctttattCCTCAAGACTGAAAGGGATGACCTAGACGAGGTACACTGGCATTTGCTTTGTCTTATTTAAGTTGCAGCttgcctttgtgtttttcataATTGTCCTGTATTTCTGTAATAGTGGAAGTGGGAATAGATGGCAGTGTTGGGGAAAGCTTTGTAGGTTCTGCATGCTGATGTGAAAGCAGATTCTCTTCTCAGTAGAACATAAAGCAGGAAGGCaaggctcctgagtggcacaacagaaaacgTTCAGCCAGGGGAGCAAAGTGGCTGTGCTGTATATATTATActctttctcccctgtcaatcacagctacactagccagtcatgggcatctgtgagctcatgtatgcggaagagggtagatagcgctttcctctgagtgtgttacgctgccctgtgatgcagcagatTGAAGACATGCAGTTGATTGGCTTCACATGTCCAGGAGGAAGCACATGAagtcttcaccctccctggttggtagttgtcgtatgataggggagaacTGGTTGGTGGGAGGGAATTgacaagtaagaaaaaaaagaagaagaaaggaaggacaAAATCAGTGTGCTTCATGTATAGTGGTCTTTTTATAGGCTGTTTATGGAGTAGTCTGTTAATGAATGGAGTTAATTAGCAGTTaagcatatttgtgtgtgtgtcctgctttTCCTCCCAGGTGCCTGAGGCTAACGACGATGAGGTATTTCACCAGTCCTCTGCGGCAATAGCCCTTGTGTAGAGTAGTGACCCGTTTCTGAGTTTCATAGCACCCTGATGCTGGGATTTCTGTTGGGTAGCAGATTGCTTTACGtgactgcagtttttttttttttccagaccgCCAAAGAGAGCTTTATGTCTTCCTGACATCAGTCATCAGTGCAGCAGGAGGTTTAAGTTTACAGTTATTTGTCAGGAACCATGAACATTAAAGCATTAATCTCAAATGATTAACTAGTAATGAAACTACTACATGCATAAAATGTACACAGTCGTGATTACAGCCTGAATTCTGACCCCAAGCAAGCCAAACCCCTACATCTGTACCTCCCCAAAGCCACCATCAATACAGAGCACAcacccccctacacacacagcaataatcaccatacacaccatacatcTACAGAATAAGTAAAATCAGGTGGTATACACTCAACACATGCATCAGTGGTTTTACAAGCTGCattgtttaacatatttacatattgcCAGGTCAGCACAACGATGCAGAAATTACATACTgaggttttaaaaaatctcagtcttttaaaaaaaaaaaaaaaaaaaaaaaaagtttaagttCTATCAATAAGCTCAGGGGAGAGCTTTTTACAGAGCTCCACTacccttttcattttttcccactCACCTGTATTATGACAAATCCCACGTCCTCGGCAGGGATTGGCCTATAGTTACACCCAAGATGCCAGATTGTAGAAAATGGAGACACACATTGACCAAAAAGGGTGTCAGAATCTGATCTTTTATTCCACTATCTAGTTGGTCGTCTGTTGGTCAggaacagccaatcagatcgcaGACAGTGAGATTTGTCTAAATATAGGTTTGTTCACAGGTTGCTTATAAGTATAGACAGTTTAGCTAAAGATGTGTTATTCTATGCAGGTGTGCCTTCTTGGTTGAGgtattattgtaataatttcTGAAAGGGTATGGAGGTGGTACTGGAGTTCATACTGGCTGTATTTATCTCGAGTGTTATGCCATTAACGTTGTTCTACACTTAACTACTTAGTTAGCTTGCTTGTTTTAAGTGGGAAGATATGGACAACCAGTCAGATTCTACCGTCCTGTAAATAAGAGTTTCCTGAGCTGTGCTGTGCAATCGATGGCGGTCTGGTCACGCTAAGTCTGCCTAGTTTCCATTCtttgtttattgtattgtagTTGTTAGAAGCAGTGATGGATGTGAGAATTGTATTAAAAGGATGTTTTGTATTTAAGCTACAATCGTCTTAAACTCTCTTGTTTTCACATAGCCATCAGAGGCTTCTCCACACCAGGTAATTACTGCAGCTTCCTCTCCCTTGAAACAGATTGGTTTGGAGACTAATTATTCCTCAAAGGATATTTTTCAACACTGTACTGATACTGTCTTCTTAGAGTGTTTTTACATTTGGACTGAATACTTACATTCCCTCTTCAGGATTGATTCTCTGCTCAATTTGGTAAGGGTGTCATTATATTTTCACACAGATAAGTTCCTTACAAACCGGGACAGAGCTTATACTTCACTTTTGCTGTCCACAGAATTTTTGCAGATTGGGACAATAATTTGCAATTCCTTCGTTTTTTCTTATTCATGTTTAACTAATTAAAgagttattatttattgcattagTGTTTCTTTGTTTTAGCTCAACACTGGTCAGTAGTTTCGGGGAAGCTGCAtacaaaatacatgtttttgGGTTGTGATCATTTGGATAAATCTTTACTCCATATTTGTGGAAGCTAAcctgtttccatggcaacattGCTTCAACCAATCATGTTTTTGTCACCATGGAAGTGGATAGCTTTAACATGTTCAGGTTTAATGGGTTTGTTCTTGGTCCTCTTTTGTTTAGTGTCTTGCTGTAGGATCTCTAGGCACCACCCTACATCAACATGGCCTTCAGTTCTATTTTTACACAGATAACACAAATAAATTATAGGACCTAACCTTATCCGTTCTCCCACCTCTCTCATAATCTGATCTGAAAACAGTTTCTGTACAAATTGTCAGAAATAACAGCTTTACAGGTCCGAGAGATCACAAATAAGTGGCATTTGGGAGTCTTACCCTACGTTCACATTCCTGTTAATTACAACAGTTCAGAGcaaacagtggtgtgtgttcagtgctCTGAAACCAGCTCATATTCCCACTATCCTCTGAGGAGTCCCAGGTTGCACTAACTCCCCATCTCATCCCACATGCAGCTCTGAGTACTTCTTGTCATTTAAAAGCACTACATAATATTACgtgtaattaatgtaatgtgAAAGGTGTGAGTATGGGTTCATAGATCATGCGAAATGACCAAGCTCTTGGCTAAGGGATTCAGTGACTGACCCTTCATGTCTCTGTGTTTAGCCGGACAGTCCTGCCAGAATACCCAGGCCCTCTTCTGCCAAGGGACAGAGACGCCGGCCTAAATCAGGAGCGCCAGGTAACCCGCTAATCTAACACACGTTCACACGTATCAGATAACCATTAGAGCTGTCCAAATTGtattctgattttatttacttaaaaaaatgtatacttGAATAATAACCAGCACAAAGAGAATGAAGACATTCacttgatttgtttttataccacagtgctgttaaattctcgaatctggttattcagaaggtgttgattaataagaaaaaaaaagaaatttggaGCTTGCTACACAGCAACCGTGATTCTGATCTTTCCCAAAAGCTCAAGAACTACATTCCCTTAATTTCACGCTTTAAAAGCATAAATACTGTACTTTTTAAATAGTACTTAAACATTTAGTTAAGTactatttaaagatttattgcAACAGCTCTAGTAGCCACTTATTTGAGATGGAAATAACCAGCGTGTTCAACACATCAAAAGCCAGTCATTAAGTTGATAGTTGCTTATTTGTGGTTTAGTAATGTTGCAATCctaattctttttttgtctttctcgtTCTCACTTTCTTTCGCAGACGAATCAGATAGTGATGGAGGTGAGTAGCTGCTGAGTGTGTTATGTACCCGCACGCCTTGCCATTCTCCATGAGAAATGTCTGGCTCCGTGGGGAGTTCAGGCTTTGAGACTTTTTAAAACGTCTATATTTaacagttttcatttatttcagcaggCGACAACGCTACAGTGGATAAACCGGTTCATCTTGAAAATGGAGATGCATCAGATGCTTTGGCACAGCATACATCCCACAGGTCAGCTATTCTCATCATGTAGTACTTAATAGCAGTTATTTTAAGTAGtgcttatcttttttttttttttttgccctcctCATGACCTCATGTGATTCAGCATGTTACGTACAGTTTCATCGCAGTAATAACAAAAGAGCCAAACTAGTTAATGAGCTGTTTTCTGTCCAAGATAGTATTGCATTTAGCATTACTAAGTTACTGATAGCTTTATCAGTTGCCTGATGCTGTGAAACATTGATGCAAATCTTATATTTTCACTCCGCAGTTTAGCAGTATAAAGCACCACACCCACTTTGTTTTCGGTTCACTTTGTAAAAGTGATAGAACTAGCTGTATTGTGGATTTAGCATCATGCAGAGGCGTAATCATAGCAGTGTTCTTTttgaagcagcagcagcaggaggataGCGCGGCCCAGTAGTGCGAGACCAGCCCCGCCCCGAGTGAGGAGGCAGGAGAGCTACACCGACGCAGGCCCAGTGGAGAGGCGAGTATTTAGCAGAACAGATGTGCTCCAATAATGAATGAAAGTCTCTAAAACTTACAGACAAAGCTCTGAAGATGTGGTGTAAGgaataaatatgacattatgctataggaaaataatcaaataatcctGATAGGTTGGGGTGGTGTTCTGCTGGCAGAACTTAGTTAGCTTAGAGTGGCAGAGTTTCTgctaccactctgaagttgattattttcctttaacaaaatATCTCAAAAgggtttttattccttttataccacagccatttttCTCAACAgtaacatttctgtatttattaaagaacaacacatcatacattttatctgtttatagttaggTTTAAGGTTGCAGATCGTCCATAAAGCAACTTGGTTCCTTCCATTATAACAGCTACATACAGTCATCCCCTCACAAgcccacccccccccccttttttttttccaaattgtcaatattgcaaaaaaaaaaaaaaggtttaccaagaaaccataaaACCACCCATCCTAATTACTTTCCTGtcttaaaaaaatgactggtacaaagtgctgacactggagatttcttccataaatgctgaataaatgtctccttacagaaaatgtcaccatatcaacaagtaaacacttttttttgtttgtttaagtcCATTTTATATGGAGCCACACAAGcccatattagaatgagtgcattaatataaacctgtgatttgtcttgcagtgagcactactgtcagagctgcggttatagaaaattaatcagcacatTAAAATTGAGAatacagcagtgctgtggtattaaaaaatgaatactgaatattaaaaaCTGATAGAAGGATTGTTCATGTTTCTGTTCGAT includes these proteins:
- the traf3ip1 gene encoding TRAF3-interacting protein 1 isoform X6, which codes for MNGSVAKKTQETLGKVIKKPPLTEKLLSKPPFRYLHDIVSEVIRTTGFMKGLYGEAEMKSDNVKDKDSKIAFLQKAIDVVMLVSGEPVAAKPARIVAGHEPEKTNELLQTIAKCCLNKLSSDEAVRHVLAGDKVDLKGKASTSRSQGKENREEKIKESSVNTEQKDPDQPKDQESRRRSEKERHRDGERTEKARERDRTKDRDRDKDKSRDRDKEKVRDRDRDKEKDQDRDNEKDRDRERDQEKEKPRDRDRDRTKDREREKNRERDSHKDRERVRDKDRDHERDKRRDRDKERERERARELQKETEEKKKDKAEKKTRAAEEVNKQKPHPEELNRNHKAESGEPDSPARIPRPSSAKGQRRRPKSGAPDESDSDGAGDNATVDKPVHLENGDASDALAQHTSHSSSSRRIARPSSARPAPPRVRRQESYTDAGPVERLASAKPPSAVIMDGKKHSEDEDDEDGQFVVEEAGPLPLDMPELEMGPSIELQGDEKHGGLVKKILETKKDYESSPSALKSKDQDRTPVLEAARKKEREFVVREIERLRTSVQSVCRSALPLGKIMDYIQEDMDSMQNELQSWRRENREHAEALLQEQRITDSAVKPLKAELSELEQLIMEQQDKICAIKSNILQNEEKIRKMVSSINVSQT
- the traf3ip1 gene encoding TRAF3-interacting protein 1 isoform X7, which gives rise to MNGSVAKKTQETLGKVIKKPPLTEKLLSKPPFRYLHDIVSEVIRTTGFMKGLYGEAEMKSDNVKDKDSKIAFLQKAIDVVMLVSGEPVAAKPARIVAGHEPEKTNELLQTIAKCCLNKLSSDEAVRHVLAGDKVDLKGKASTSRSQGKENREEKIKESSVNTEQKDPDQPKDQESRRRSEKERHRDGERTEKARERDRTKDRDRDKDKSRDRDKEKVRDRDRDKEKDQDRDNEKDRDRERDQEKEKPRDRDRDRTKDREREKNRERDSHKDRERVRDKDRDHERDKRRDRDKERERERARELQKETEEKKKDKAEKKTRAAEEVNKQKPHPEELNRNHKAESGEPDSPARIPRPSSAKGQRRRPKSGAPDESDSDGGDNATVDKPVHLENGDASDALAQHTSHSSSSRRIARPSSARPAPPRVRRQESYTDAGPVERLASAKPPSAVIMDGKKHSEDEDDEDGQFVVEEAGPLPLDMPELEMGPSIELQGDEKHGGLVKKILETKKDYESSPSALKSKDQDRTPVLEAARKKEREFVVREIERLRTSVQSVCRSALPLGKIMDYIQEDMDSMQNELQSWRRENREHAEALLQEQRITDSAVKPLKAELSELEQLIMEQQDKICAIKSNILQNEEKIRKMVSSINVSQT